AGAACTGTGCTGCTTACGAACAAACCAAAATAGTTATCGGAATAAATAAGCTAACTCTTATGATTAAACATTATAACttcaaaaagaaaatggccaTCAAGTAGATGTTCAAAATATTAATAAGAGGAATAGGCCATTCAAAGGATTGGTTATGCGAAATATCTCTGCTGCAGAAAACAAGCACCAAGTATGACAATTTAGCGCTCATTCTTCGGCGGCGTTAAAGGAGTTTGTTGAAAGAAATGGATTCACCTCCTGCTAACCTGCACTTTCAACATCGTATTAAGTCCAATCTTAGATAAGCATCATATTCTCTTCGCCGTTCAGCATCTTGTCACCAATTTCGCTCGATGAATCGTTTGCCATCAGATTGTTCTGCCATTTGATTTGCTCCTCGTCGAACGGAAGCTCGGCATCCAATTTTTCTTGGATTTGGTCGAACGATGTTTTAAACTTTTCCTCGATTAAACTGAACGATTGGATCGTTGTGTTATCATCAAATTCGTAGTTATCGATCGAAATGTTGCCAAACAGACTGTCGAGGTTAAGTTGAggtgcaccgccaccatccacTACTAGCGAACCTTGAGGCTGTGAATTGTGTCCATGCGGGACGGTGACGAGCGAACCAGATGCCGATCCTCCAGCGCTCACAGCATCCAACGATGATGCTCCAGTAGACTGCGAATGATTCTTACGTAAATAGCGAAGCCCTGTGCCTGTGCCATTCAGTGCGCTGTTGGTTGTTGCTCCACCAACAATTGTGCCACCATTACTGCATCGACCGAAGCCAGATTCTCTGGGTGCAATAGTACCATCGTTCATCGGGCCGCCACTCGTACCGGCGAGGTGCGTTGATCGATGCCCAGCAACCGGAGACGGACagctcatcatcttcatccttttCCCCTCACCAACCATAAGCCCACCATCAGCAAGACTGTGGTTTCGTCCattgccaccactaccaaccgGATGTTGCTGCGACCGGTTCGACCGCTGTTGCTCATTACTATGGctggattttcgttttttgtcctCCTCGTGGCTTGCCATCGAGCTGGCTCCGGACAGGGAAATATGATtggtactactgctgcacGTACTGCTTTGATCGCAGTTCTCAAGCGAACCGTGATCCATTTGATCAATCGATGACTCTCCGATGCTGCCTTCGGATGGAAATATGGTTTTGAAGGAAAGCATATCATCACCCTCTTCGCTCAACACCGAACCTGGAAACCCATTCTCATACAACACCATGCCACCGGATGTTCCTGTGCCGTTAGCTACAAGGGTTATCGGAGACGAATGGCTAGTGCTTTCTAGGTTTCGTCGGGTTTCCTGCTGTCTTTGTTTCTGAGCATTGTGTTGtagccgttgttgctgttgctgttgctgttgttgctgcacttGTTTGGCTTGCACTTTGGCGCACTTGTTACGAATTTTCTGCTCATTCTTTATCGCCAGCTCACGCAAAACGGTCTCATCCGTTACAACCAGCGTTGAGATGAACTTGTTAATTTGCTCTTTTGGTGGAGCACGTTCCGGATGTACGTTGTAGAGATGCTTACGGAGTGACGCCTTTGCTTTCAGCGGGCCACGATCACAATATGGGCAAGTGTAGTACACACTGTCGTGGATTTCCATATGGCGCTTCAGTTGATAGTTCTGGAATGCAACCGGAAAGGGATAAAAGGATGtagaaaaaacataaaactgatTTAGAAAAACAATGCTGAACTAACAACTCCCATGTCACCAACAAACGAAGAAACGCTCCAGCGGATTAATAATGTTATACTATTAAAATGGCAAACGTAATAATATGTAATATGAAATGACAAACAATACACCAATAAACTAAAGTAAGGGAGCCAAAAGAGGGGGACTATTTGTTACCTTTGCAAATACTCGATCGCATTCGTCACATGGAAATGTTTGCTGCGTGGGGTCAACGGTTATGGTAGCGAGTTCATCATGATCTCCCGTCGGCTAGACGTGTGGCCATTCGTTCGATTGGAGCATTTGAAAATGGCACAGCGATGGTTAATGTTCAGGTTTGCCGAAAGGCCAACGACCAGcgtaaatcgaaaaaaataaaatgaaaatttgcaGTTAGCGTGATCGCTAGGCTTCTCGGCCTAAACAAGCAGGTATTAGGATACAGCGCAGTACAAGAACCACGGCACAGTACACGACACACGGCATTAGCAGCGTTAGTGAAATCATACTTGAACAAATGGTTAGTGATTTCAACCTAGCAAACGTCGAATGTGAATACAAGAAACTTACCGATAGATCGTCCTCTCCGTTTAATCCCTCATTGCTCTGCGTCTGCTTGGCAGAAGGCAACGTGCCTAGCTGCGATTCGTGCAACGTGGAAGCCGAACTCATACTACCTCCAGCGTTAGAGATATCCTCTATCAAGAACCCACAACCTGCATCGACATCTCCGGCGGTCGTACCGGTCGAAGAGAACACACTATCCACCTGCTGACCGATACCACTTTGGACATTCGAATCAGTTATGTTAACTGCGGATGCTGGTGTCGCTTGCGGTGGTACCATTATCGTTCCTCCTCCACTCGCCGACAACTGTAATGTCGTACCGCCCATCCCAACGATAGTcgattgatggtgatgatggttcgaaATCGGTACCAATTTAGGCAATTTATCCGTTGCATTTAATACTTTCAAATCGATCTTGTTCCCCAAAGTATTGCTGCTAGTAGCGCCACCCGATCCGGCCGCTCCACCGTGAAAAAGTTGGCTGGTATCGATCAAGTTGTTGTTCGTCAGTTCTAAGTTcgagataatgatgatgctgtgtgaTTTGGCGGATGGTGTGGCTGCAGGCAATGAAGAAGCTGCCGTATGTGGTTCCTTCGTATTCGATCCGCCTTGCCGGTTACAACCGCCAACAATCGAATGTTGCCTACCATTGGTGGTTCCGGGGATTGAGAGGTTAGCGGAATTGCTGCTCTTCTCGCCACCTTCGCCATTTGATGTCGCTTTTTTCTTCGCATTTTGTCGGGACGGGATTTGTGAAGAAGCAGGTTCCATGCAAGCTACTCTCGGTATGTGATGTTCTTGTACGGGTAATGGTGGTTGCACCACACTGTTCGCATTAACCAGTGCGACAGTACCATCCAGCGTATTTTTTGAATCCGAACCTGaggcagccgctgctgctgctgctgctgcagctgctgccgctgcagcgtTTAgctcttcttgttttttgcttttctgggATAGCTTCGTGGCCAGTGCTTTAGCAATAGCCGGTTTAATCGGTGAcgttttcttttgattgaTCTGGCTCAGCACCTTCTTCTCGGATTTGTGATCATTCGATACGGTGTACACGGTGTGAACCTTACGCAGATGTTTCTCGAGTGCGTTCGGGTTTTTGAATAGCTTCGAGCACACGATACACTTGTAGAGCTGCTTTCCATTCGGTGCCTGTACGTTGGTGAGCATATCCTGACTCGAGGTCGTGTTTGCGGCCGCACTAGAGCTCGTACTAGGTAAAGCGGAGACGACTGCCGGTGTTTGAGGAGATGTTGgaggtgacgacgatgagcctGTTTTGCCGCCAGCTGGTTCCGATTTGATAGCAACCGGttccggaagctgctgctgtcgttggtCTGCCATTAAACTCACTTCTGTATCGAACATTTCCTGCTTAATTTCGTGCCCCATCGACAGCATCACGTTTCTCTCGAACGGAACTACGATGGCGCTCGTTGGCTTGAGATCCTCGCTTGGTGGCGTTGCACTGGATAGATCCTCAAAGGCTGGCAGATCTTTCTCAACCTTGACCACGGCTACCGCCAGTTCATCGAGTGTTACCCCAGCGCCATCCTGGGTGAGGTCTTTATGGATTTTCATATGACGTTGCAAAGACCACGAGTTCGATAACACTTTCAGGCACTTGGGACAGTGCAGATAGGCAGACTTGGTTCGCCGTTCGCTACACTCGTGATCCTTCATTTCGTCCGCCTGCTGGAACAGCTTCATGCAGAACACGCACAGGAATAGATTATGTTTGCGTACATGCTTATCGAGGTTTGATTTGGTCATGTACTTCCGCAGGCATACCTCACACACGTACTTCTTGTCTGCATCTGCCACCTCCGCCGGCAGTGCTGGTGCAACTGTACCCGGTGTGGACGGTGGTGCTAGTGAAGCAGGTGGCGTGTCAGCGGTCAACCCTAAACCACATCCAGCGGCATCGTGCAGTGTGATCAACGAATCCGAAGAGGATGAGAAGCGGCTGTGGAGCTTCTCCAAGCCACCAACCATATCACCGGCTCCACCACCGATACTACCACTACCCGGAGTAGCAAGTAGGGCAAAGCTAGATTCGCAAAAGCTCACACCATCCGGACCATCGTCACTGACGGCATCGTAGcccagcagctggccaccgctATTGTCGccgaacgaatcgaacgaaatGTTCATATCACTGGCACCAAGCGAAATGTTGATCAAATCCGCGGGGCTCAACGTATCGTCCGGGAGACAGGCGGATGTTGGGTGATAGTCGagcatctgttgctgctgctgttgttgctgctgctgttgttgctgctgttgttgttgctgttgttgttgctgttgttgttgttgttgctgttgctgttgttgttgctgttgctgttgctgcggctgatgCAGTTCCAGCGATTGGTGGCCGGCATGTTGGTGTTGTTCAAACTGTGCGCTTAGCTGCCGTACAAATCGAAGATCATCTTCTTGCGAGCCAGATATCAAGTcggtatgctgctgcggttgctgctgctgttgctgaagaaGTTGCTGATTATGTTGATGCAAGTCTTGCTGGAAAGTTAgcagctgctgatgttgctgttgctgttgctgttgctggtgttgctgctgttgctgagccAAATGCGATTGCTGCacgtgttgctggtgctgatcaAGTGGCTGAGATGCCGTCAACTGGTGACTAGAATGGGTGAATGAGCTATGACTGAAGTAGCCTTCCATTAAATCCGTCCCATCCACGGAGTGGTGCATGGAGGACATGGAGGCGGTGTGCGGTACATCACCCGCTAGCAAATCCATATCGAAcaggtgctgctgatgttgcggTGTGTTGCTGTGATAATTTGGTGAGGTCGTCTTCATCAAGCTATCGATGGGCGGTAACGATACCTTATCGTATGCCGAGGTCGATGCGATGTTAGAAACTTCCCCGTTGCACTGACCCGTCCCACCACCAAATGGAACACCGTTCGATGCGCAGAAGCTGCCactattgttgttgctatcgATATCAGCGAGACCACTTTCAACGCAGACTCCCGCATGATGATGGGCTCCGGTGCAGTGATCCTCGTATGCAGAGGACAGTAGACGACACGCtgtagtactgctgctgctgctgctgacgctgttGCTACCACTGGTAATTCGCCCACCAACACAAGACGGACCACTACCGATGGTAGAAACACTGCTGGGACCGTTACTTCCACCGAACGAGTTTGAGCTGCCCGTCGGTGAACCATTAAACTCCTCCACACCAAAACTACCAGTCACGGTCTTGTCCAACTCGAACCCATAATCCATGCTGACGGAGCGTAGAATATTGTTGCAGATATCGTACGGACTTGGCTCCAACAGGGAGGCTCCAATTTTTGCGGCGTAGCTTCGCGAGTACCACACCCGCAGGATGTCGCCCAGCTCGATGTCCTTCACGGCGGTGTAATAGATTTCGTCGTTCtcctgcaaaacaaaaaccagccAATTCCTGGTGTGAGTTGTACCGTACTCGAGTATCCGCGGCTCACTTTCGCTTACCTGATAGCAAATGAGGTTCTGCTCGTTCGAAAACCGTGCCAAACTAACGTGTATCATCCAATTGCACTTTGCTTCGTTGCGGGTGTCCAGATGGATGTTACGACCACTGCTGAACAGCGTCTGCAGCTCCCGGCTATACTCTTCTTCCTCACCCTGGTACGTGTAGGGAGCGGCGAATAGGACGAGCGGAAACGGAATATCCTGCACCGGGACGTACGAACGTTGGGCGAGCAGCGGACCGAACCGAGTTCCTTTGGCGAACTTCTGTGACGTGACTACGCAGCTACCCCCGTCCGGTGTGTCCATTATCAGTAGCCCATTGGGCACCGATGACCTTGACAGGTTAAGCGATGGCTTATCCTTAACCTGGAGAACGCGCAAACGAGTGCAAGCCCGAGGGGGGTGATGGAAAAATGTTGCAAGTATGAATTAAGAAACATTCCAAGAGCTGCAACGTTGCAATAACGTGAGCACCGCACTGGTTTCGAACTGTGGGTTGTGTAGTCGTCATGGTAATATGCTGGAGTTgtaaagggaagggaaaaggggggaaattggtgccagcagcagctgccataCATCTGGTACGCGATCGTACGCGATCTGACCCACCGCATTGCCGTGATGATTCATCCAGCGAAAGAAGAGTGGGGCAGGCGCGCCAACGATGTCCGCCCCCGTTTCTGGGCCACAGCCCAGCCCATCCCAGCCcatcgcagcagcatttgGAAAAGTACGCGAAAAACCTCACATTATTTACTAGTTAGCCGAAGCGAGCTGAAGCGAGAAGTGCGAGCAGCGAGACGGGATCGACGAGAGCACATTTGCGATCCTCATCCAAATGCAGGAGTCAGAGACGAGAAGTCCGAGAAGGGGCAGGCAGGATGGAGGGGTTTATGGTCGAAGAAACCTACCACGGTCGTGGGTGTGTGACCGCCTCTatccgtctgtgtgtgtcggcgTGTGGAAAATAACTCCCGAAAACATGCTCCTTGCGTTCCGCTGGCTACCCCTCGCCCTCAGATCCAACCATTTGCAAAGTGGTCGGTCGCACCCCGAAAAACAGAACAATATGTtttccacccccgggggtgagTTTTCCCCGGCGCTAGGAggccctctctctttcgctctctcgctcgatcttTCGCTCGACCCTATACAAAGTCACCGTGATGATCCTGTCCTGCTCAgttttcctgctcctccttccccttccccctcacATGTGCAATGGATGATCGTTCCATCACCAACACGCACGATCAGCATGTAGCGACGATCGCGAAGCACGTACAACACACCACCGatcacgcacgcatacacgcgTAATTGgacggtgtgtgcgtgatcgTGAGGATTAAAAATATtgacttcttttttctttgctctctctctctctctatctgcccTTCTCTTGTGTGCAACCATTCGATcgttttcgctcgctcacacatCTCTAGGACACTTCGCGGGAAAATCCGGGAAAAGGGTGATCGGAGGTTGTGGGAAAAGGGGGCCCCATCTCTCCCGGTCCCTCACAGAGCCCCGGAGCGAGCAAAGTCTCGGTTCGcgatctctttctcgcttgtGCTCGAAGCGATACTACCTCGTCCCCTGTGCCGTCTTAACCGCAAGACAGCGACATGGGGAGGGCAAGACAGTGACAGGGCGAGGggcagccgccagcagcagcagcagcagcggcagcagaaccCCCATTCGGCAACAGCTGCCGCGCGCCGTCGTCCTGCGCAGACGGTACCGAACTGGCGACCGGATTGCGCACATGTTGTCATGGACATTATAAAATGCGTAAATTATATAATTTTATCGTCGAAAGTGCAGCTTTCCGCGCATTCCAGCACACCGGATTGGTGACCAACGACAGGGGGAACCTAGAGCCGAggtccccacccctccctccccccaccatcGCCCGTAGGACGACTGCAGATGAATCGCGCAACGGAGACGAAGAGTAGCAGGCTTTGCAAAACACGACCATgtgatgaggaggacgaggagcgaAACGAAATTACTTCCATAAAAGGCAACTTTACTTGTAAAAGGCGATGGAAACCACGGTCCGTACAGCCAATGGATGGATTTCAGATCCCGATACTATCGTCGAGTTTTGTAGGAGTCCCTGTAGCACTCTAGAAAGGGGTAATGGCAGATGGAACTACTTACATGATCTCCTTTGACGTACTCTGGACAGTTCTGGGTGTAGTGGGATGCGCCGCAGATGCTGCACACTAGGATCATCGTGGTTGCGGGACGGGTGGGTGTCACACCGTGAGCGGGAAATGTCGGTcatgcggcagcagcaacggtaatccagcagcagcaacagcagcagcagcagtccccaGCGTAGTACGTCGTTTGGGTAGATTCGTAAAGTGTGAAGGAGTTCCGtggtttttttgctctcccaGAACACAGGTGCACAGCACAGAATTTGTGGAAGGTAGGAGGGGAAAAGCAACAGAGAAAAGGGTTGACAATCAGTTCAATCGAACAACGGTAGCGATAGCACGGCActacggcacggcacgggcaACACATGAGAGTTCAAAATCACACGGCCACGAGGTCGGTTACAGTCACACTGCGGGGAAATGTCGGCGGGGTTCATCAGATGAAAGGAATGGGGGAAAACAGGAGGCACCGGAACACATACGGTTCCAgcagtcacagcagcagcagcagccacaacagcagctggcTGTAAGGATCCGTTGTCACCAGTCAAGTATCGCGCCGTACACTCTCCACACACCTCCTAGGCCTTCTACTACGGGGCTGTGACTACTACTAGGTACACTAGACTGTTGGCCGAGAACGGGATACTGGCTCACGGTGCGCACTGGTGCGATGGCACAACgaccacgatcacgatgatgatcagcaCGGTGCCGAAAGGAGCTTACACGCATACCATACTCTCGATGTTCTGGCGCACGAACGACGTGAAACCGTGAGTGCGGTACGTGTACGGCGGCCACACATCGAAATGTAGTCGCAAAACACACGTGAACCCACACACTGGATGCTGTGCCGGATGgattggtggtgttggaacGGTGTCGTAAATTACATGGCTTCGCATGACCGGGTTTCCCAGCGAAGGAGCGGGTGAAAACTAGACTTTTccttgcacacatacacacgcacatacatggTGTGCTCTAACATCAACCCTTGGTGCAGGGTAGCGGAGAGATCATGTTTCTCGTGTTAAATAATGCCATATTTACCATTCTACACCAAGTTTTTCTGCGATCTTGCTTTGATTTTTCCTAATctattatgttttcttttaacaGTTGAAAATAATGAGAGCGAAATCTTCTGATCTGAGACTGCTGATCCTTAAATTGAAGGCTATCTTATCTTTGTACCTAAGCAATCTACTTCCAAAAATTCTTCCatcaaaaacaatgttttttcgTATTGGCATCTATTCTATTCCTACATTGTCTAGCTTTTGGCGTGTTGGCATTATACAGAAAACGAGCCACACGGAAGAGGCCTTCTTGGACCTACCTTCCAGCTAATCTGTGGAACTACAGCATACGAATGGTTATGGACTCCATTACAATTAAGCAATATGGGCAAATGAAGTCACTTTATGAATACAAAGCGTATTACTAATTCAAAATCGAGAATATTTTAAGAAAAACCATGTAAAGATGGGcaacgatttttatttttgcttgtcttataaataaaaagaaatagcAGTGCCATCAATAATTAACtgaaattattcaaatataACTAAACCGCCGTAGATCAATCGGCCAGCCTCTCTAAAATCTGGCCATCCTCTGGCAACCAAGGGTTAAGAATGGTGCaagaaaaacattaaatttgTGTCACAATGTGCGTTTCACGGGTTCGGATGTGGAAGACAGCAGAGGGTGGAGGAGCCGCGCATCCTCCGCTGAAAACTCAACCCCCCCTGAAAACTTTCCACCCGATCGCCTGCGATCGTAGGTAGGAAGGAGAGGggcgaaaaatggaaagcgaaaaagagaaaaacgacTCTTGTGATCGTATGCGTGGCAGAGGACTCCGGATGCTGTAGGACGAATCGGGGagataaaacaaatactaGATTCCACGGGAAATCGAGAGATACATTAATGgggggaaagaaaattaaaaaaaaaaacagccaagGAATTCACTGGTGACAGTTCTTTACGAACTCGGCtatattgctgctgttgttgatccCGTGTTATTTATTTCACGAGCAACAGAAACGGTTTGCAACGAATACATGAATCCAATCGTTGCTTGACGCGAAACCCTTGAGCCATTTCAAGCTACAAATTGCCGCTCTTATTTGGTCGTGTCCAATAATGAACATACTAATCGCTTGAGATTATACGATTATTCATGGGTAGCGATTAGGTCGTTGGAACGATTCTTATCTACCCTCTACcctccgcaccgcaccgctacGCACAAGTaacgaccgacgaccgtgTGATTACACCGGAACCCGAATGCCACGACACCCTCCTCTTCTAGACCGTGGCTGTCGAAGTGAGGCAATCCAGGCCCGAGTGCTTAAAGACCAGATAGCGGATAAACATGCCAACATAATACTATTCAGCTTACCATTTTCCACGAGATTTACATTATTCAACACCGATAATGCATCAAAACATACTCTCGTGGACAGAtgtgggtggtgatggtggtgacggtgatgctGTGCCTGCCGTTCGGTCGTCATTACTCACACGCTGCGCGAACGCAAGGTGCAGCCCGTGGGAATGGCCGGCAGGATGATGCTCCACCACCTGCGATTATGTTTTTGCGATTGCCGGAACGGAATAGTTCCGAAAATGCAACAACTGTAGCGCCGGACCAGTTCCGTACCGAAGGGGCGAAGATAAGGGTCCCGAGGTTAACGGGCGATATAGATAACAGGTAGGCCGGCTGTGATTGAGGTGCCGGTACAATTTCTATACGCTGCTGCACTGTTTTGTCCGGTTAGTCACGTGGAACAAGCGGCATATGGGATTGGTAAATGTAGATAAGTTGGCCTATTTCCTATTGGCCAGCACATTTGGAGCAGGCTGCTGGCACGCGTTGGTACGCGTTCCGTGATCGCGGGCCGGGCACGCGATTCTGCTTCTTCACATCTAATCACCGCAC
The sequence above is a segment of the Anopheles darlingi chromosome 2, idAnoDarlMG_H_01, whole genome shotgun sequence genome. Coding sequences within it:
- the LOC125950585 gene encoding uncharacterized protein LOC125950585 isoform X1, producing MTTERQAQHHRHHHHHPHLSTRVCFDALSVLNNVNLVENVCSICGASHYTQNCPEYVKGDHVKDKPSLNLSRSSVPNGLLIMDTPDGGSCVVTSQKFAKGTRFGPLLAQRSYVPVQDIPFPLVLFAAPYTYQGEEEEYSRELQTLFSSGRNIHLDTRNEAKCNWMIHVSLARFSNEQNLICYQENDEIYYTAVKDIELGDILRVWYSRSYAAKIGASLLEPSPYDICNNILRSVSMDYGFELDKTVTGSFGVEEFNGSPTGSSNSFGGSNGPSSVSTIGSGPSCVGGRITSGSNSVSSSSSSTTACRLLSSAYEDHCTGAHHHAGVCVESGLADIDSNNNSGSFCASNGVPFGGGTGQCNGEVSNIASTSAYDKVSLPPIDSLMKTTSPNYHSNTPQHQQHLFDMDLLAGDVPHTASMSSMHHSVDGTDLMEGYFSHSSFTHSSHQLTASQPLDQHQQHVQQSHLAQQQQQHQQQQQQQQHQQLLTFQQDLHQHNQQLLQQQQQQPQQHTDLISGSQEDDLRFVRQLSAQFEQHQHAGHQSLELHQPQQQQQQQQQQQQQQQQQQQQQQQQQQQQQQQQQQQQQQMLDYHPTSACLPDDTLSPADLINISLGASDMNISFDSFGDNSGGQLLGYDAVSDDGPDGVSFCESSFALLATPGSGSIGGGAGDMVGGLEKLHSRFSSSSDSLITLHDAAGCGLGLTADTPPASLAPPSTPGTVAPALPAEVADADKKYVCEVCLRKYMTKSNLDKHVRKHNLFLCVFCMKLFQQADEMKDHECSERRTKSAYLHCPKCLKVLSNSWSLQRHMKIHKDLTQDGAGVTLDELAVAVVKVEKDLPAFEDLSSATPPSEDLKPTSAIVVPFERNVMLSMGHEIKQEMFDTEVSLMADQRQQQLPEPVAIKSEPAGGKTGSSSSPPTSPQTPAVVSALPSTSSSAAANTTSSQDMLTNVQAPNGKQLYKCIVCSKLFKNPNALEKHLRKVHTVYTVSNDHKSEKKVLSQINQKKTSPIKPAIAKALATKLSQKSKKQEELNAAAAAAAAAAAAAAASGSDSKNTLDGTVALVNANSVVQPPLPVQEHHIPRVACMEPASSQIPSRQNAKKKATSNGEGGEKSSNSANLSIPGTTNGRQHSIVGGCNRQGGSNTKEPHTAASSLPAATPSAKSHSIIIISNLELTNNNLIDTSQLFHGGAAGSGGATSSNTLGNKIDLKVLNATDKLPKLVPISNHHHHQSTIVGMGGTTLQLSASGGGTIMVPPQATPASAVNITDSNVQSGIGQQVDSVFSSTGTTAGDVDAGCGFLIEDISNAGGSMSSASTLHESQLGTLPSAKQTQSNEGLNGEDDLSPTGDHDELATITVDPTQQTFPCDECDRVFAKNYQLKRHMEIHDSVYYTCPYCDRGPLKAKASLRKHLYNVHPERAPPKEQINKFISTLVVTDETVLRELAIKNEQKIRNKCAKVQAKQVQQQQQQQQQQRLQHNAQKQRQQETRRNLESTSHSSPITLVANGTGTSGGMVLYENGFPGSVLSEEGDDMLSFKTIFPSEGSIGESSIDQMDHGSLENCDQSSTCSSSTNHISLSGASSMASHEEDKKRKSSHSNEQQRSNRSQQHPVGSGGNGRNHSLADGGLMVGEGKRMKMMSCPSPVAGHRSTHLAGTSGGPMNDGTIAPRESGFGRCSNGGTIVGGATTNSALNGTGTGLRYLRKNHSQSTGASSLDAVSAGGSASGSLVTVPHGHNSQPQGSLVVDGGGAPQLNLDSLFGNISIDNYEFDDNTTIQSFSLIEEKFKTSFDQIQEKLDAELPFDEEQIKWQNNLMANDSSSEIGDKMLNGEENMMLI
- the LOC125950585 gene encoding uncharacterized protein LOC125950585 isoform X2; its protein translation is MTTERQAQHHRHHHHHPHLSTRVCFDALSVLNNVNLVENVCSICGASHYTQNCPEYVKGDHVKDKPSLNLSRSSVPNGLLIMDTPDGGSCVVTSQKFAKGTRFGPLLAQRSYVPVQDIPFPLVLFAAPYTYQGEEEEYSRELQTLFSSGRNIHLDTRNEAKCNWMIHVSLARFSNEQNLICYQENDEIYYTAVKDIELGDILRVWYSRSYAAKIGASLLEPSPYDICNNILRSVSMDYGFELDKTVTGSFGVEEFNGSPTGSSNSFGGSNGPSSVSTIGSGPSCVGGRITSGSNSVSSSSSSTTACRLLSSAYEDHCTGAHHHAGVCVESGLADIDSNNNSGSFCASNGVPFGGGTGQCNGEVSNIASTSAYDKVSLPPIDSLMKTTSPNYHSNTPQHQQHLFDMDLLAGDVPHTASMSSMHHSVDGTDLMEGYFSHSSFTHSSHQLTASQPLDQHQQHVQQSHLAQQQQQHQQQQQQQQHQQLLTFQQDLHQHNQQLLQQQQQQPQQHTDLISGSQEDDLRFVRQLSAQFEQHQHAGHQSLELHQPQQQQQQQQQQQQQQQQQQQQQQQQQQQQQQQQQQQQQQMLDYHPTSACLPDDTLSPADLINISLGASDMNISFDSFGDNSGGQLLGYDAVSDDGPDGVSFCESSFALLATPGSGSIGGGAGDMVGGLEKLHSRFSSSSDSLITLHDAAGCGLGLTADTPPASLAPPSTPGTVAPALPAEVADADKKYVCEVCLRKYMTKSNLDKHVRKHNLFLCVFCMKLFQQADEMKDHECSERRTKSAYLHCPKCLKVLSNSWSLQRHMKIHKDLTQDGAGVTLDELAVAVVKVEKDLPAFEDLSSATPPSEDLKPTSAIVVPFERNVMLSMGHEIKQEMFDTEVSLMADQRQQQLPEPVAIKSEPAGGKTGSSSSPPTSPQTPAVVSALPSTSSSAAANTTSSQDMLTNVQAPNGKQLYKCIVCSKLFKNPNALEKHLRKVHTVYTVSNDHKSEKKVLSQINQKKTSPIKPAIAKALATKLSQKSKKQEELNAAAAAAAAAAAAAAASGSDSKNTLDGTVALVNANSVVQPPLPVQEHHIPRVACMEPASSQIPSRQNAKKKATSNGEGGEKSSNSANLSIPGTTNGRQHSIVGGCNRQGGSNTKEPHTAASSLPAATPSAKSHSIIIISNLELTNNNLIDTSQLFHGGAAGSGGATSSNTLGNKIDLKVLNATDKLPKLVPISNHHHHQSTIVGMGGTTLQLSASGGGTIMVPPQATPASAVNITDSNVQSGIGQQVDSVFSSTGTTAGDVDAGCGFLIEDISNAGGSMSSASTLHESQLGTLPSAKQTQSNEGLNGEDDLSNYQLKRHMEIHDSVYYTCPYCDRGPLKAKASLRKHLYNVHPERAPPKEQINKFISTLVVTDETVLRELAIKNEQKIRNKCAKVQAKQVQQQQQQQQQQRLQHNAQKQRQQETRRNLESTSHSSPITLVANGTGTSGGMVLYENGFPGSVLSEEGDDMLSFKTIFPSEGSIGESSIDQMDHGSLENCDQSSTCSSSTNHISLSGASSMASHEEDKKRKSSHSNEQQRSNRSQQHPVGSGGNGRNHSLADGGLMVGEGKRMKMMSCPSPVAGHRSTHLAGTSGGPMNDGTIAPRESGFGRCSNGGTIVGGATTNSALNGTGTGLRYLRKNHSQSTGASSLDAVSAGGSASGSLVTVPHGHNSQPQGSLVVDGGGAPQLNLDSLFGNISIDNYEFDDNTTIQSFSLIEEKFKTSFDQIQEKLDAELPFDEEQIKWQNNLMANDSSSEIGDKMLNGEENMMLI